A genomic segment from Triticum dicoccoides isolate Atlit2015 ecotype Zavitan chromosome 1A, WEW_v2.0, whole genome shotgun sequence encodes:
- the LOC119358223 gene encoding uncharacterized protein LOC119358223 yields MVNSAKPSTEPPLSDPAIEGGVGDGRGTPAEAVTASLGVHHGTPSSLPSTLKTCGSQGLLRSTPVNRVGEAVAPTMGTSSHDLDEVNQRQQLGLDEVTAAPGVGKPAEHESPNVAEAVSSRPLKAHTRRRPAMSSQAEVVTMSALPQASERKRRSVRADALDRPRFSVTLSAEEIEEDIYALTGALPRSRPRHRPPVVQNRLNCYFPARGYRRSTRSPTGCRMITESLNSPSIVAQQ; encoded by the exons ATGGTGAATTCGGCGAAGCCATCGACCGAGCCTCCCTTGTCAGATCCCGCGATCGAAGGTGGCGTTGGGGATGGGAGGGGCACTCCTGCAGAGGCTGTGACGGCTTCATTAGGTGTCCACCATGGCACGCCGTCGTCGCTCCCGTCGACACTCAAGACGTGTGGGAGCCAAGGATTGCTGCGGTCCACTCCCGTCAACCGTGTCGGCGAAGCAGTCGCCCCGACCATGGGCACCTCCTCGCATGATCTGGACGAGGTCAACCAGAGGCAACAGCTCGGCCTCGATGAAGTGACCGCAGCACCGGGCGTTGGCAAGCCTGCGGAACACGAGTCCCCTAATGTCGCTGAGGCGGTTTCTTCGCGGCCGTTGAAGGCGCATACCCGCCGCCGCCCTGCTATGTCGTCCCAAGCAGAAGTGGTAACCATGAGCGCGCTACCACAGGCGTCCGAGCGCAAGCGACGTTCGGTCCGCGCCGATGCACTCGACAGGCCACGGTTCTCCGTGACGCTCTCCGCGGAAGAGATCGAGGAAGACATATACGCCCTCACCGGCGCGCTGCCGCGCAGCCGCCCTCGCCACCGCCCACCCGTAGTGCAGAATCGGCTCAAC TGCTACTTCCCGGCGCGCGGTTATCGGAGATCAACGCGGAGTCCTACCGGGTGCCGGATGATCACTGAGTCTCTCAACTCACCAAGCATCGTCGCCCAACAGTAA